One genomic segment of Sminthopsis crassicaudata isolate SCR6 chromosome 4, ASM4859323v1, whole genome shotgun sequence includes these proteins:
- the LOC141540459 gene encoding uncharacterized protein LOC141540459, which yields MADTCFSGPCFPTASAVSVCSSDVSCGSNRVCLPSSCTGSSWQLDDCPESCCEPGCCPAPCCPAPCCTPASCLTLVCRPVCCVPATCQVACEPSPCQALCTSSCSPSCCQQSCCQPSGCGSSCCQQSCCPAPCCAASPCSVQSCCCVPVCCKPSCCISLPVCCKPSCCRPACCVSLVCRPVCGPVSCCAPVSCRPSCCGPTSSSSCCCAPSCCPAAPCCRPASCVSLVCRPACCKPACCAPSCGQKSCC from the coding sequence ATGGCAGACACCTGTTTCTCTGGGCCTTGCTTTCCCACAGCCTCGGCCGTCTCAGTCTGTTCCAGTGATGTGAGCTGCGGCAGCAACAGAGTCTGCTTGCCCAGTTCTTGCACCGGCTCTTCCTGGCAGCTGGACGACTGCCCGGAGAGCTGTTGTGAACCCGGCTGCTGCCCAGCCCCCTGCTGCCCGGCCCCCTGCTGCACACCGGCCTCCTGCCTGACCCTCGTGTGCCGGCCAGTCTGCTGCGTGCCCGCCACCTGCCAGGTGGCCTGTGAACCCAGCCCCTGCCAGGCTCTCTGCACCTCCTCCTGCTCGCCATCCTGCTGCCAGCAGTCTTGCTGCCAGCCCTCTGGCTGCGGGTCTTCCTGCTGCCAGCAGTCCTGCTGCCCAGCCCCTTGCTGCGCTGCCTCTCCCTGCTCGGTGCAGTCCTGCTGCTGCGTCCCCGTGTGCTGTAAGCCCAGCTGCTGCATCTCCCTGCCTGTGTGCTGCAAGCCCAGCTGCTGCCGCCCGGCCTGCTGCGTGTCCCTCGTGTGCCGCCCCGTGTGCGGCCCGGTCTCCTGCTGCGCGCCCGTCTCCTGCAGACCCTCTTGCTGCGGCCCCACGTCCTCCTCCTCTTGCTGCTGTGCACCCTCCTGCTGCCCGGCCGCCCCCTGCTGCCGCCCCGCCTCCTGTGTGTCCCTGGTCTGCCGGCCCGCCTGCTGCAAGCCCGCCTGCTGCGCCCCCAGCTGCGGCCAGAAATCTTGCTGCTGA
- the LOC141540460 gene encoding uncharacterized protein LOC141540460, which translates to MADTCFSGPCFPTASAVSVCSSDVSCGSNRVCLPSSCTGSSWQLDDCPESCCEPGCCPAPCCPAPCCTPASCLTLVCRPVCCVPATCQVACEPSPCQALCTSSCSPSCCQQSCCQPSGCGSSCCQQSCCPAPCCAASPCSVQSCCCVPVCCKPSCCISLPVCCKPSCCRPACCVSLVCRPVCGPVSCCAPVSCRPSCCGPTSSSSCCCAPSCCPAAPCCRPASCVSLVCRPACCKPACCAPSCGQKSCC; encoded by the coding sequence ATGGCAGACACCTGTTTCTCTGGGCCTTGCTTTCCCACAGCCTCGGCCGTCTCAGTCTGTTCCAGTGATGTGAGCTGCGGCAGCAACAGAGTCTGCTTGCCCAGTTCTTGCACCGGCTCTTCCTGGCAGCTGGACGACTGCCCGGAGAGCTGTTGTGAACCCGGCTGCTGCCCAGCCCCCTGCTGCCCGGCCCCCTGCTGCACACCGGCCTCCTGCCTGACCCTTGTGTGCCGGCCAGTCTGCTGCGTGCCCGCCACCTGCCAGGTGGCCTGTGAACCCAGCCCCTGCCAGGCTCTCTGCACCTCCTCCTGCTCGCCATCCTGCTGCCAGCAGTCTTGCTGCCAGCCCTCTGGCTGCGGGTCTTCCTGCTGCCAGCAGTCCTGCTGCCCAGCCCCTTGCTGCGCTGCCTCTCCCTGCTCGGTGCAGTCCTGCTGCTGCGTCCCCGTGTGCTGTAAGCCCAGCTGCTGCATCTCCCTGCCTGTGTGCTGCAAGCCCAGCTGCTGCCGCCCGGCCTGCTGCGTGTCCCTCGTGTGCCGCCCCGTGTGCGGCCCGGTCTCCTGCTGCGCGCCCGTCTCCTGCAGACCCTCTTGCTGCGGCCCCACGTCCTCCTCCTCTTGCTGCTGTGCACCCTCCTGCTGCCCGGCCGCCCCCTGCTGCCGCCCCGCCTCCTGTGTGTCCCTGGTCTGCCGGCCCGCCTGCTGCAAGCCCGCCTGCTGCGCCCCCAGCTGCGGCCAGAAATCTTGCTGCTGA
- the LOC141540458 gene encoding uncharacterized protein LOC141540458: MADTCFSGPCFPTASAVSVCSSDVSCGSNRVCLPSSCTGSSWQLDDCPESCCEPGCCPAPCCPAPCCTPASCLTLVCRPVCCVPATCQVACEPSPCQALCTSSCSPSCCQQSCCQPSGCGSSCCQQSCCPAPCCAASPCSVQSCCCVPVCCKPSCCISLPVCCKPSCCRPACCVSLVCRPVCGPVSCCAPVSCRPSCCGPTSSSSCCCAPSCCPAAPCCRPASCVSLVCRPACCKPACCAPSCGQKSCC, from the coding sequence ATGGCAGACACCTGTTTCTCTGGGCCTTGCTTTCCCACAGCCTCGGCCGTCTCAGTCTGTTCCAGTGATGTGAGCTGCGGCAGCAACAGAGTCTGCTTGCCCAGTTCTTGCACCGGCTCTTCCTGGCAGCTGGACGACTGCCCGGAGAGCTGTTGTGAACCCGGCTGCTGCCCAGCCCCCTGCTGCCCGGCCCCCTGCTGCACGCCGGCCTCCTGCCTGACCCTTGTGTGCCGGCCAGTCTGCTGCGTGCCCGCCACCTGCCAGGTGGCCTGTGAACCCAGCCCCTGCCAGGCTCTCTGCACCTCCTCCTGCTCGCCATCCTGCTGCCAGCAGTCTTGCTGCCAGCCCTCTGGCTGCGGGTCTTCCTGCTGCCAGCAGTCCTGCTGCCCAGCCCCTTGCTGCGCTGCCTCTCCCTGCTCGGTGCAGTCCTGCTGCTGCGTCCCCGTGTGCTGTAAGCCCAGCTGCTGCATCTCCCTGCCTGTGTGCTGCAAGCCCAGCTGCTGCCGCCCGGCCTGCTGCGTGTCCCTCGTGTGCCGCCCCGTGTGCGGCCCGGTCTCCTGCTGCGCGCCCGTCTCCTGCAGACCCTCTTGCTGCGGCCCCACGTCCTCCTCCTCTTGCTGCTGTGCACCCTCCTGCTGCCCGGCCGCCCCCTGCTGCCGCCCCGCCTCCTGTGTGTCCCTGGTCTGCCGGCCTGCCTGCTGCAAGCCCGCCTGCTGCGCCCCCAGCTGCGGCCAGAAATCTTGCTGCTGA